The segment GGAAATGAAATGATTGAAGACATTTTAAGGACTAAGGAAAACCTCGAGCTCGATATACTCTCCGATATCGGCGATGAATCCGTATTCAACTTCATCATCGAATCGCTCAAGGTTGAGACCGCATCCCCCTATTCGACGCTCATGGAAGCGATTTTCCACTACAAGGCCTCCGAACCGGAAGCCGAACTTATCTGGAAAAAGATAATGCTGAACCAGAAGGAGATGGAGCGCAGGTGCAGGCGCAAAATCGGTCTGAAAACCGCGGTGGTGGATTACTTCAGCGCAAACGGCATGGATGAAAAAATAGTCATTTTCATAAAAGACAACATGGTGAACGTGATCGACGCAACGATCAGGGACCAGCTTACGGGGTTGTTCAGCAAGGAATTCATCAAGCTTGAAATCGACCGGGAATTTAAGCGGGCAAAACGGTACCGGCTTCCCCTTTCGCTCATGTTTATCGATATCGACGATTTCAAGCGGTTCAACGACAGGTTCGGGCACTCGACGGGCGACCAGGTGCTCAGGAACACCGGGAAGCTGCTCCTGCAGAAGATCCGGCATACCGACAAGACGGGCCGGTATGGGGGGGAGGAATTCATCGTGCTGC is part of the Spirochaetota bacterium genome and harbors:
- a CDS encoding GGDEF domain-containing protein → MIEDILRTKENLELDILSDIGDESVFNFIIESLKVETASPYSTLMEAIFHYKASEPEAELIWKKIMLNQKEMERRCRRKIGLKTAVVDYFSANGMDEKIVIFIKDNMVNVIDATIRDQLTGLFSKEFIKLEIDREFKRAKRYRLPLSLMFIDIDDFKRFNDRFGHSTGDQVLRNTGKLLLQKIRHTDKTGRYGGEEFIVLLPHTAKPDALKIGRKLCREFRETASRTGDVPEEVTVSIGVAEISEEMQDASVLIDIADKAMYQAKSLGKNRCYSF